A section of the Rhodobacter sp. genome encodes:
- a CDS encoding cupin domain-containing protein produces MAKPRENYREDVAGRANVEDTPELLAYYDELDTYNAGALWTVANKIEPWEPKSDSVPVLWRYRDLRSHVLRSVDLVTPEKAGRRVIYLNNPGRTDVAAAVGWIYAGLQVMHPGERASAHRHSASAVRFIMEGSGAYTVVDGHKMTLGANDFVLTPNGTWHEHAVESSGTPCIWQDGLDIPLVNALEANFYEVHPDLSQAVTYAVDDMTKTWGNPGLTPNGGNWSKGYSPMFKYEWAPTYEALGRYAECTDGSPFDGVLMEYVNPASNGPVMKTMGASMQMLRPGERTRAHRHTGSYLYHVSKGRGHSIINGQRFDWQERDIFCVPSWAWHEHANASDTEDACLFCLNDLPVMRSLGLYREEAFGDNGGHQPVVA; encoded by the coding sequence ATGGCCAAGCCGAGAGAGAACTACCGCGAAGATGTCGCGGGCCGCGCCAATGTCGAGGATACGCCGGAACTTCTGGCCTATTACGACGAACTGGACACCTATAACGCCGGCGCCCTGTGGACCGTCGCGAACAAGATCGAACCGTGGGAGCCGAAATCCGATTCGGTCCCGGTGCTGTGGCGCTACCGCGACTTGCGGTCCCATGTGCTGCGCTCGGTCGATCTGGTGACGCCGGAAAAGGCCGGGCGCCGGGTGATCTATCTGAACAACCCGGGGCGCACCGATGTCGCAGCGGCGGTCGGCTGGATCTATGCCGGGCTTCAGGTCATGCATCCGGGCGAGCGGGCCTCGGCGCACCGCCATTCGGCCAGCGCGGTCCGCTTCATCATGGAAGGTTCGGGTGCCTATACCGTGGTCGATGGCCACAAGATGACGCTGGGCGCCAATGATTTCGTGCTGACGCCGAACGGCACCTGGCACGAACATGCGGTCGAATCCTCGGGCACCCCCTGCATCTGGCAGGACGGGCTGGACATCCCGCTGGTCAACGCGCTCGAGGCGAATTTCTACGAGGTCCACCCGGACCTCAGCCAGGCCGTGACCTATGCCGTGGACGACATGACCAAGACCTGGGGCAATCCGGGCCTCACCCCGAACGGCGGCAACTGGAGCAAGGGCTATAGCCCGATGTTCAAATACGAATGGGCGCCGACCTATGAGGCGCTGGGCCGCTACGCGGAATGCACCGACGGCAGCCCCTTTGACGGCGTGCTGATGGAGTATGTGAACCCCGCCAGCAACGGGCCCGTGATGAAGACCATGGGCGCCTCGATGCAGATGCTGCGGCCGGGCGAACGGACCCGCGCGCACCGCCATACCGGCAGCTATCTCTACCACGTCTCGAAAGGGCGGGGGCATTCGATCATCAACGGCCAACGCTTCGACTGGCAGGAACGCGACATCTTCTGCGTGCCGTCGTGGGCCTGGCACGAACATGCGAATGCCTCGGACACCGAGGACGCCTGCCTGTTCTGCCTGAACGACCTGCCGGTGATGCGTTCGCTGGGGCTATACCGCGAGGAAGCCTTCGGCGATAACGGGGGGCATCAGCCCGTGGTGGCCTGA
- a CDS encoding fumarylacetoacetate hydrolase family protein, producing MKLVTYRLGVEAGARLGVIVDDLCVDVADLGLACGEDLPDTMLGLIDAGRPGLSALRACLDEVGADIPVGCATALSNVTLLAPIPRPRKNIFGIGLNYLDHVAESAQALDTAADLPKQPVIFSKPPTAVIGPGQPIPHDAEITQQLDWEVELAAIIGTTARRVSRTEALGYVFGYSVMIDVSARDNRRAGQWIVSKGMDGFAPFGPCIVTADDIPNPQDLDLWLTVNGVEKQRSNTAKMLFKVDELIADISRVITLEPGDIIATGTPEGVGAGRKPQEWLWPGDVVVATVEGIGSIRHPVVNVTPA from the coding sequence ATGAAACTTGTAACCTATCGCCTGGGCGTCGAGGCGGGTGCCCGTCTGGGTGTGATCGTGGACGACCTGTGCGTCGATGTGGCCGACCTGGGCCTGGCCTGCGGCGAGGACCTGCCCGACACCATGTTGGGCCTGATCGACGCCGGCCGCCCCGGCCTGTCCGCGCTGCGCGCCTGTCTCGATGAAGTGGGCGCCGACATTCCCGTGGGCTGCGCGACCGCGCTGTCCAACGTGACCCTGCTGGCGCCGATCCCGCGGCCGCGAAAGAACATCTTTGGCATCGGGTTGAACTATCTGGACCATGTCGCCGAAAGCGCGCAGGCGCTGGACACCGCGGCCGATCTGCCCAAGCAGCCGGTGATCTTCTCGAAGCCGCCGACCGCGGTGATCGGGCCGGGCCAGCCGATCCCGCACGACGCCGAGATCACCCAGCAACTGGACTGGGAGGTCGAGCTGGCGGCGATCATCGGCACCACCGCCCGCCGCGTCAGCCGCACCGAGGCGCTGGGCTACGTCTTTGGCTATTCGGTGATGATCGACGTCTCGGCGCGCGACAACCGCCGGGCCGGGCAGTGGATCGTGTCCAAGGGGATGGACGGGTTCGCGCCCTTTGGCCCCTGCATCGTCACCGCCGACGATATCCCGAACCCGCAGGACCTGGACCTGTGGCTGACGGTGAACGGCGTCGAGAAGCAGCGATCCAACACCGCCAAGATGCTGTTCAAGGTCGATGAACTGATCGCCGACATCAGCCGCGTCATCACGCTGGAACCCGGCGACATCATTGCCACCGGCACGCCCGAGGGCGTGGGCGCCGGCCGCAAGCCGCAGGAATGGCTGTGGCCCGGCGACGTGGTGGTGGCAACGGTCGAGGGGATCGGGTCGATTCGCCACCCGGTCGTCAACGTGACCCCGGCCTGA